In Aegilops tauschii subsp. strangulata cultivar AL8/78 chromosome 3, Aet v6.0, whole genome shotgun sequence, one genomic interval encodes:
- the LOC109731456 gene encoding GTP-binding protein YPTM2, which yields MNPEYDYLFKLLLIGDSGVGKSCLLLRFADDSYLESYISTIGVDFKIRTVEQDGKTMKLQIWDTAGQERFRTITSSYYRGAHGIIIVYDVTDQDSFNNVKQWLNEIDRYASENVNKLLVGNKSDLTDKRVVSYETAKAFADEIGIPFMETSAKNALNVEQAFMAMSASIKDRMASQPAANSARPATVQIRGQPVEQKTSCCSS from the exons ATGAATCCGGAGTA TGACTATCTCTTTAAGCTTCTGCTTATCGGAGACTCAGGTGTTGGCAAGTCATGCCTTCTCTTAAGATTTGCC GATGACTCATACCTGGAGAGTTATATCAGTACTATTGGTGTTGATTTC AAAATACGTACCGTGGAGCAAGATGGAAAGACTATGAAGCTGCAAATC TGGGACACTGCTGGGCAAGAACGCTTCAGAACTATTACTAGCAGCTACTATCGAGGGGCTCACGGGATCATT ATTGTCTATGACGTGACAGACCAGGACAGCTTCAACAATGTGAAGCAGTGGTTGAACGAGATTGATCGCTATGCTAGTGAGAATGTTAACAAGCTTCTTGTAGGGAACAAATCTGATCTCACTGACAAAAGAGTTGTATCATATGAGACAGCGAAG GCATTTGCTGATGAGATTGGCATCCCATTCATGGAGACCAGTGCAAAGAATGCCTTGAACGTTGAGCAGGCTTTCATGGCTATGTCTGCTTCAATCAAGGACAG GATGGCGAGCCAGCCAGCCGCAAACAGCGCTCGCCCAGCCACGGTGCAGATACGCGGGCAACCTGTCGAACAGAAGACGAGCTGCTGCTCTTCTTGA
- the LOC109731455 gene encoding GTP-binding protein YPTM2, which produces MNPEYDYLFKLLLIGDSGVGKSCLLLRFADDSYLDSYISTIGVDFKIRTVEQDGKTIKLQIWDTAGQERFRTITSSYYRGAHGIIIVYDVTDQDSFNNVKQWLNEIDRYASENVNKLLVGNKCDLADKRAVSYETAKAFADEIGIPFMETSAKNALNVEQAFMAMAASIKDRMASQPAANNARPATVQIRGQPVEQKTSCCSS; this is translated from the exons ATGAATCCCGAGTA TGATTACCTCTTCAAGCTTTTGCTTATTGGAGACTCGGGTGTTGGCAAGTCATGTCTTCTGTTAAGATTTGCA GACGACTCGTACCTGGATAGTTACATCAGTACTATTGGAGTTGATTTC AAAATAAGGACTGTGGAGCAGGACGGAAAGACTATCAAGCTGCAAATT TGGGACACTGCTGGGCAAGAACGTTTTAGAACTATTACCAGCAGCTACTACCGAGGGGCCCATGGGATTATT ATCGTCTATGATGTGACAGACCAAGATAGCTTCAACAATGTGAAGCAGTGGTTGAACGAGATTGACCGCTATGCCAGTGAGAATGTGAACAAGCTTCTCGTGGGGAACAAATGTGATCTGGCTGACAAAAGAGCTGTGTCATATGAAACAGCAAAG GCTTTTGCTGATGAGATTGGCATCCCATTTATGGAGACCAGCGCAAAGAACGCCCTGAATGTTGAACAGGCTTTCATGGCCATGGCTGCTTCAATCAAGGATAG GATGGCGAGCCAGCCAGCCGCAAACAACGCTCGCCCAGCTACTGTACAGATCCGCGGGCAACCTGTCGAGCAGAAGACCAGCTGTTGCTCTTCTTAG